A part of Terriglobia bacterium genomic DNA contains:
- a CDS encoding helix-turn-helix domain-containing protein, translating into MSIKVAKIVWEFSQHRGNALVLLLAIADHAHDDGTGAWPSESRLAKMTRLSKRTVRRLLRVLERSGEISTLVGRGRGGTNLYAVTLIGRDEMAPQDGRPQTVPRTTGVAPRTPVSSPLGTRVSAEPSVEILKQPPRTRNKPRKNDFVPPEDDDVWFEMSDRGLGPTEAEEQAAAFIDHHETRGWILRGGTRMVDWKAAVGTWIRYMKQFSSGGNNGTGKQTASPAQQRAQRTDEASRRFLERTHPVDESLEPRAGPGTEREETRRLRAHVEPHSPH; encoded by the coding sequence GTGAGTATCAAAGTCGCGAAAATAGTCTGGGAGTTTTCACAGCACAGGGGTAACGCCTTGGTCCTACTGTTGGCGATCGCCGACCATGCTCATGACGACGGAACAGGCGCGTGGCCCAGTGAGTCTCGGTTAGCCAAAATGACTCGATTGAGCAAACGCACTGTTCGGCGCCTTCTTCGCGTACTCGAGAGGTCCGGGGAGATTTCGACCCTTGTTGGCCGCGGCCGAGGGGGGACAAACTTATATGCCGTCACCCTAATCGGACGTGACGAGATGGCCCCCCAGGACGGACGCCCTCAGACGGTCCCACGGACAACAGGAGTCGCCCCGAGGACACCGGTGTCCTCCCCCCTGGGGACAAGGGTGTCCGCCGAACCATCAGTGGAAATATTAAAACAACCCCCAAGAACCAGAAATAAACCGCGAAAGAACGATTTCGTGCCCCCCGAGGACGACGATGTCTGGTTTGAGATGAGCGATAGGGGACTGGGGCCTACCGAGGCCGAGGAGCAGGCGGCTGCGTTCATAGACCACCATGAGACCCGCGGCTGGATCCTGCGTGGAGGGACCCGGATGGTTGACTGGAAAGCGGCCGTCGGCACCTGGATACGTTACATGAAGCAATTCTCATCCGGAGGCAACAATGGAACAGGAAAACAAACAGCAAGTCCTGCTCAACAGCGAGCCCAACGAACCGACGAAGCCAGCCGGCGATTTCTCGAGCGTACTCACCCGGTGGATGAATCTCTGGAGCCACGCGCTGGACCGGGAACTGAACGAGAAGAAACTCGCCGCCTACGCGCTCATGTTGAACCACATTCACCCCACTGA